One region of Culex pipiens pallens isolate TS chromosome 2, TS_CPP_V2, whole genome shotgun sequence genomic DNA includes:
- the LOC120414878 gene encoding uncharacterized protein LOC120414878, with product MNRVKRRDKQPSTSDVAENPDSGYAVYVGNLAKSTTKEALWEFFGSGRGPVLDFCFRLEDCTYCPTKVALIRFANLEDQQWALMLNQTLLDGNRLLVTEVNSDAVFTPKNTAMVMNLSDEITEEDLYKRFRTIGAIEAVLKPAHNYGYVGFVHAESLEGAMNLHNQFLRGFKMNIQPIRRNVSMLLERSPEFGSIREKCGALGLKYRPEAESETRLLVTNIPRQTPEEDALAYFERFGKILDWVMEKSAISVMTNSAGVTYLDPKTARKVFLAGPHYFQGGCLDVFHPQLTYGEVSSKLAVLLQGTNTFITNDEIFEAMSECGPVSYIHRVDAVRHCTIVRFRSTDAVIQALKVKQIAGENVLLTNYTERNYNSDVPPYPEMFPKTSTRLEKEETLSYLMEQEQRAEQTRLVTVPDESYRSPSEEYYRNEVRILNYPKGTTMVQFREYFRKHGNVINLRELHKGRRFAEAFVSFDTLLEARRACTMNQRFMNTRRVLIHLASERVLLDPERCVRVTGPLVDVYDEDIYDTYCELGTVQFVLRESDDAAVVGLDQAKWLPAALTVTAVGKCAVQTSRIREREQDFEEDPEREPAREEESYQIDLTEEDDCYGYSNFDDDAEPAGGMTSQGYFAQDSMGSFDSTNANDVPALSEVRNSWQTMGLRKHALEEPIDDDPEMERLRNQLASRRKLDTSEDAELLGSRRPKVQRVVEPAQDSQDYDSSTTFGELLGKRRERGQRAPVPPMMSQGNAAIDVYGDIGGMSSGPPMASQWGPPVQQQGPSGWNAGPPMGPRGPMGPGPGGQMGPGGSMGPGRPMGGPSGGPMGPNGPPSNPDQPQITPLMRSLMQKIETEMSYTQAFSTMPMIEQYRLVNGIINQHLQFQQFTNMPMDTKIGYLCSGSNGFPASYAFGLFTYPQQQQLLALIHADFVKNNPQPLGPGPMGSAGPMNNSGPNITPAMRKLMQKIEAEMSDTQAFCTMPMMEQLKLVDGIIKQHRTFKKFTSLSVDDKIKHLISGANGFGCAYSFTLFTYPQQHMLLSLIHADYIKNFPDALKPEIPRTVHTIVPVEVPPAPVVTPRHQPAFQQKKKKSQEFKMSPATNSLIQKLGSQLKNSAFPTLETKEKVRLVDDLMYNQKLPRFVKLSLFGKIKFLLSVKAEKWFRSKETFKLFTTTQQELILSIIHADYIKNNVVQPYLSKNPAVQEDQTDYSTVQRSRSPSPMTLPDHLNRAPAARSPSPDPFASTSRSTGKSPTWDDGQGRSRSRSANSERFSISPEPLPNQRRQVDAEFDDNTVLVSNLSYFTTDDELTELFGRFGQIVAIKSVNGVNMTRIKRKRAHITFETVEQARRAIGTMHLKRYRNVLLTVQQSNMVVWPRPGYAVKVFVHEGHSELAIYDTFKMCGTITNIWTRFDKKHKDIPFYLVDFLHQDALPAALELFKLNIGWPCQVFPVEEKNLGQQGPSGWSGAGRGK from the exons atgaatagAGTTAAGAGAAGAGACAAACAGCCGAGCACGTCGGATGTAGCTG AAAATCCCGACTCCGGCTACGCCGTCTACGTCGGCAACCTGGCCAAGTCCACCACGAAGGAGGCGCTGTGGGAGTTCTTCGGCTCCGGCCGAGGTCCGGTGCTGGACTTTTGCTTCCGGCTGGAGGACTGCACCTACTGTCCCACGAAGGTAGCGCTCATCAGGTTTGCGAACCTTGAGGACCAGCAGTGGGCGTTGATGCTCAACCAGACCCTGTTGGATGGAAACCGGCTGCTGGTGACCGAAGTCAACTCGGACGCCGTCTTCACCCCGAAGAACACGGCGATGGTGATGAACTTGAGTGATG AAATCACCGAGGAGGACCTGTACAAACGGTTCCGGACGATTGGCGCCATCGAGGCGGTCCTCAAGCCGGCCCACAACTACGGGTACGTCGGGTTTGTGCACGCGGAAAGCCTCGAGGGGGCGATGAATCTGCACAACCAGTTTCTGAGGGGCTTCAAGATGAACATTCAGCCGATCCGGAGGAACGTCTCGATGCTGCTCGAGAGGTCGCCCGAGTTTGGGAGTATTCGGGAGAAGTGCGGGG CCCTTGGACTCAAGTATCGCCCGGAAGCGGAATCGGAAACCAGAC TCCTCGTCACCAACATCCCGCGCCAAACGCCCGAAGAGGACGCGCTGGCTTATTTCGAGCGATTTGGCAAGATCCTCGACTGGGTGATGGAAAAGTCTGCCATCTCGGTGATGACCAACAGCGCCGGTGTCACCTATCTGGACCCGAAAACGGCCCGCAAGGTGTTCCTGGCCGGTCCGCACTACTTCCAGGGCGGCTGCCTGGACGTGTTCCATCCGCAGCTGACGTACGGCGAGGTGTCCTCGAAGCTGGCCGTGCTGCTGCAGGGGACCAACACTT TTATCACCAACGACGAGATCTTCGAAGCGATGAGCGAGTGCGGCCCGGTCAGCTACATCCACCGTGTTGACGCCGTTCGGCACTGCACGATCGTGCGGTTCCGCTCGACGGACGCCGTGATTCAGGCGCTCAAGGTGAAGCAGATTGCCGGGGAGAACGTGCTCTTGACGAATTACACCGAGA GGAATTACAACTCGGACGTGCCACCGTACCCGGAGATGTTCCCGAAAACTAGTACCCGGTTGGAAAAGGAGGAAACGCTGAGCTACCTGATGGAGCAGGAGCAGCGTGCCGAGCAGACCCGGCTGGTGACGGTTCCGGACGAGTCGTACCGCAGTCCCAGTGAGGAGTACTACCGGAATGAAG TGCGAATCCTAAACTATCCGAAGGGCACCACGATGGTCCAGTTCCGGGAGTACTTCCGCAAGCACGGCAACGTGATCAACCTGCGCGAACTGCACAAGGGGCGCCGCTTCGCCGAAGCGTTCGTCAGCTTTGACACGCTGCTGGAGGCTCGCCGTGCCTGCACGATGAACCAACGCTTCATGAACACCCGGCGCGTGCTGATCCACCTGGCCAGCGAGCGGGTGCTGCTCGATCCGGAGCGGTGCGTGCGCGTTACGGGACCACTGGTGGACGTGTACGACGAGGACATTTACGACACGTACTGCGAGCTGGGCACGGTCCAGTTTGTGCTGCGGGAGTCGGACGATGCGGCCGTTGTGGGACTGGACCAGGCCAAGTGGCTGCCGGCGGCGCTGACCGTGACGGCGGTCGGGAAGTGTGCGGTGCAGACGAGCAGGATCCGGGAGCGGGAGCAAGACTTTGAGGAAGATCCGGAAAGGGAACCCGCGAGGGAGGAGGAATCGTATCAGATCGACTTGACGGAGGAGGACGATTGCTACGGGTATTCTAACTTTGATGACGATGCGGAACCTGCCGGTGGGATGACCTCACAAGGATACTTTGCGCAGGACTCGATGGGATCCTTCGACTCAACGAACGCGAATGATGTTCCTGCTTTGAGTGAGGTTAGAAATTCCTGGCAAACGATGGGCCTGAGAAAGCACGCGCTGGAGGAACCAATCGATGATGATCCGGAAATGGAACGGCTGCGAAATCAGCTGGCATCGAGAAGGAAGCTTGATACCAGCGAGGATGCTGAACTGCTGGGCTCCAGAAGACCAAAGGTGCAAAGGGTGGTGGAGCCTGCGCAAGACTCGCAAGATTACGACAGCTCGACGACGTTCGGTGAGCTTCTGGGAAAGAGACGAGAACGGGGACAACGAGCGCCGGTACCGCCTATGATGTCGCAAGGAAACGCTGCAATCGACGTGTACGGAGATATTGGAGGAATGTCATCGGGACCACCGATGGCGAGTCAATGGGGACCGCCTGTGCAGCAGCAAGGTCCCTCAGGCTGGAATGCGGGTCCACCGATGGGACCGAGAGGTCCAATGGGTCCGGGACCGGGAGGTCAAATGGGACCGGGAGGTTCAATGGGACCAGGACGTCCAATGGGTGGTCCTTCGGGCGGACCCATGGGCCCTAACGGACCTCCATCAAATCCGGATCAACCTCAGATTACTCCTCTGATGAGAAGCCTAATGCAGAAGATTGAAACCGAAATGAGCTACACGCAAGCGTTCAGCACAATGCCGATGATCGAGCAGTACCGACTGGTCAACGGGATCATAAACCAGCATCTACAGTTCCAACAGTTCACAAACATGCCAATGGATACCAAGATCGGATATTTGTGCAGTGGTTCCAACGGATTCCCTGCTTCCTATGCATTCGGATTGTTCACCTATCCTCAACAGCAGCAGCTGTTAGCGCTGATTCATGCAGACTTCGTCAAGAATAACCCTCAACCTTTGGGGCCCGGACCCATGGGATCCGCGGGTCCCATGAACAATTCAGGCCCCAACATAACCCCAGCCATGCGAAAGTTGATGCAGAAAATTGAAGCTGAGATGAGCGACACTCAAGCGTTCTGCACAATGCCGATGATGGAACAGCTCAAGCTTGTGGACGGCATCATCAAGCAGCACAGAACGTTCAAAAAGTTTACAAGTCTATCGGTAGACGACAAGATCAAGCACCTGATCAGTGGCGCCAACGGGTTCGGCTGCGCGTACTCGTTCACGCTGTTCACCTATCCTCAACAGCACATGCTCTTATCCCTTATCCACGCGGACTACATCAAAAACTTCCCAGACGCATTAAAACCGGAAATTCCGCGTACCGTGCACACGATCGTTCCCGTTGAAGTACCGCCAGCGCCCGTCGTTACTCCGCGACATCAACCCGCTTTTcagcagaagaagaaaaaatcacaAGAGTTCAAAATGTCTCCCGCCACAAACAGCTTGATCCAAAAGCTTGGATCGCAACTCAAGAACTCGGCCTTTCCCACTCTCGAAACCAAAGAGAAAGTTCGACTCGTGGACGATCTCATGTACAACCAAAAACTGCCCAGGTTTGTGAAGCTCAGTCTGTTCGGAAAGATCAAGTTTTTACTCTCCGTCAAAGCGGAAAAGTGGTTCCGGTCCAAGGAAACGTTCAAGCTGTTTACCACCACTCAACAGGAGTTGATACTCTCGATCATCCACGCGGACTACATCAAGAACAACGTCGTCCAACCGTATCTCTCGAAAAACCCCGCCGTTCAGGAAGATCAAACCGACTACAGCACGGTTCAGCGATCGCGATCGCCCTCCCCGATGACCCTGCCGGATCACCTCAACCGTGCGCCCGCAGCTCGCTCCCCATCGCCAGATCCGTTCGCTTCCACAAGTCGATCGACGGGCAAGTCGCCAACGTGGGACGATGGGCAGGGGCGGAGCAGAAGTCGGTCCGCGAACAGCGAACGCTTCTCGATCAGTCCCGAACCGTTGCCGAACCAGCGGCGCCAAGTGGACGCGGAGTTTGACGACAACACAG TCCTCGTCAGCAACTTGTCGTACTTCACTACCGACGATGAGTTGACCGAACTGTTTGGCCGCTTTGGCCAGATCGTTGCGATCAAGTCGGTCAACGGTGTCAACATGACGCGCATCAAGCGGAAGCGGGCTCACATCACGTTCGAAACGGTGGAACAGGCCAGGCGAGCCATCGGTACGATGCACCTGAAGCGGTATCGCAACGTTCTGCTGACCGTGCAGCAGTCCAACATGGTGGTCTGGCCACGGCCGGGCTACGCGGTCAAGGTGTTTGTGCACGAAG GCCACAGCGAGCTCGCCATCTACGACACGTTCAAGATGTGCGGCACCATCACCAACATCTGGACGCGCTTCGACAAGAAGCACAAGGATATACCGTTTTACCTGGTGGACTTTCTGCACCAGGACGCGCTGCCGGCAGCGCTGGAATTGTTCAAGCTGAACATTGGCTGGCCGTGCCAGGTGTTTCCGGTTGAGGAAAAGAACCTTGGCCAGCAAGGCCCTAGCGGTTGGAGTGGCGCCGGCCGCGGGAAGTAG
- the LOC120414925 gene encoding protein aubergine-like, which yields MSDYPQPGTSSDTGRIRARGFVGASRGGRNGGGGYQQGDHRGQVGSFQHRQQYFQGRAPYQQARGGPAEAASPIGEVSTLVTAQRGFGCGRGRGGMRGDRAIPEVVVTRMPGELASKQGTSGKPVVLQTNYFHVKRLEDLRLFQYQVDFNPPVETRKVSGAIIANLKPQIGGNLFRGAQLYSRNKLCDKEIEYNTVYKATNEHYKVKLRRVGEVDGTNEVAFQVYNLINRMAMEGLKLQLIGRNLYDPAAMIRLQEHKLDLYPGYLTSIRQHEQDVLMCVELTHRVMRTETCLDLLLACVNFRGNFQDNFRRQVIGTIVMTTYGSNKTYTINDVDFSMTPESTFETKTGPISFLQYYRDRYNVTISDRRQPMLISRAKARDIRAGMPELIILVPELSRITGLSDENRRDFRLMRDLAGHTRLSPDRRIVRLEQINDRLKKCKDSADIFRFWKTELDRRLVEVRGRVLPTEMILLHPVETNARTSAGDKADWQAAFREKPMYLTVALKHWAIVVPARETRNIGNFLNCLYQVSRKMTFMINQPHFVEIGNDSPNVYVETLEQLCNKDPQLIMCVVTDDKADRYAAIKKKCCVNRAIPTQVIKSRTITPRHGNMLLSVATKVAIQLNSKLGGIPWVVKVLMESVMCVGFDVCRDTKDKNKCYGALVAAMNHGKHRQHSEFYSTVNQHSYGADLSDSLGLNIVKALRSFQGAFESNLPERIIIYRDGVGDGELKYVHEHEVGAVREQVDRIYKAYEKKPKLAFIVVSKRINTRFFDAKSNPKPGTVVDDVITLPERNDFYLVSQSARQGTVSPTSYNVLYNGSELGADQLQVHSYKQTHMYYNWTGTVQVPAVCQFANKLAALVGQFLHQPPHTRLERKLHFL from the exons ATGTCTGACTATCCGCAACCGGGCACCAGCAGCGATACCGGCCGAATCCGCGCACGTGGCTTCGTTGGAGCATCGCGTGGTGGTCGAAATGGTGGCGGAGGTTATCAACAGGGCGATCATCGGGGACAGGTTGGCAGCTTTCAGCACCGCCAGCAGTACTTCCAGGGTCGTGCACCGTATCAGCAGGCTCGTGGAGGTCCAGCTGAAGCAGCAAGTCCTATTGGGGAGGTGTCCACTTTGGTGACAGCGCAAAGAGGTTTTGGTTGCGGTCGTGGACGTGGTGGGATGCGTGGTGATCGGGCGATTCCTGAGGTTGTGGTTACCAGGATGCCGGGGGAGTTGGCGAGCAAGCAGGGTACTTCTGGGAAACCAGTTGTACTGCAGACGAACTACTTTCACGTGAAGCGGTTGGAGGATCTGCGGTTGTTTCAGTATCAGGTGGATTTCAATCCTCCGGTGGAGACAAGAAAGGTGTCCGGTGCGATCATCGCGAACTTGAAGCCTCAAATTGGCGGGAATCTGTTTCGAGGGGCGCAGCTGTACTCTAGGAACAAGCTGTGCGATAAAGAGATCGAGTACAATACGGTCTACAAAGCGACAAACGAGCACTACAAGGTTAAGCTGCGTAGAGTTGGCGAAGTCGATGGAACCAACGAGGTAGCGTTCCAGGTTTACAACCTGATCAACCGGATGGCGATGGAAGGTTTGAAGCTGCAGCTGATCGGTCGTAACCTGTACGATCCGGCAGCAATGATTCGTCTACAAGAGCACAAACTTGATCTTTATCCTGGCTATCTAACCAGCATTCGGCAGCATGAACAGGATGTCCTGATGTGCGTCGAACTTACCCACCGGGTTATGCGTACGGAAACGTGTCTCGATCTGTTGCTAGCGTGCGTGAATTTCCGAGGAAACTTTCAGGACAACTTCCGCAGACAAGTCATCGGAACGATCGTGATGACCACGTACGGCAGCAACAAGACGTACACGATCAACGATGTGGACTTTAGCATGACGCCGGAGAGCACGTTCGAGACCAAAACTGGTCCGATCAGCTTTCTACAATACTACCGCGATCGGTACAACGTAACGATCAGCGACAGACGTCAACCGATGTTGATTTCGCGCGCCAAAGCTCGGGACATTCGAGCCGGCATGCCCGAACTGATCATACTGGTTCCAGAGCTATCCCGAATCACGGGCCTGTCCGACGAAAATCGACGGGACTTCAG GTTAATGCGCGATCTTGCCGGCCACACGAGGCTGTCTCCGGATCGCCGTATTGTGCGACTGGAGCAGATCAATGATCGGCTGAAAAAATGCAAGGATAGTGCGGATATCTTTCGCTTCTGGAAGACGGAGCTCGACCGGCGGCTAGTTGAAGTTCGAGGACGAGTGTTACCAACGGAGATGATCTTATTGCACCCGGTGGAAACAAATGC GAGAACATCAGCCGGTGATAAGGCGGATTGGCAGGCTGCTTTCCGGGAGAAACCCATGTACTTGACGGTCGCGCTCAAACATTGGGCGATCGTGGTGCCTGCCCGGGAAACAAGAAACATAGGTAATTTCTTGAACTGTCTTTACCAAGTCTCAAGAAAGATGACCTTCATGATAAACCAACCTCACTTTGTCGAGATCGGCAACGATTCTCCGAATGTTTACGTGGAAACGCTGGAGCAACTCTGCAACAAGGACCCGCAGCTGATCATGTGCGTCGTTACGGACGACAAAGCCGATCGCTATGCGGCAATCAAGAAGAAATGCTGCGTCAATCGAGCGATCCCCACACAGGTGATCAAAAGCCGAACTATCACGCCGAGACATGGCAATATGCTGTTGTCCGTTGCGACCAAGGTGGCGATTCAGCTGAATAGTAAACTCGGCGGAATCCCGTGGGTCGTCAAGGTGCTCATGGAATCGGTAATGTGCGTTGGTTTTGACGTTTGCCGTGACACTAAGGACAAAAACAAGTGCTACGGTGCATTGGTGGCGGCCATGAACCACGGAAAGCACAGACAGCACTCGGAATTCTACTCAACGGTCAACCAGCACAGCTACGGTGCCGATCTGTCCGATTCACTGGGGTTGAACATCGTCAAAGCGCTACGATCGTTCCAGGGTGCTTTTGAAAGCAACTTACCGGAACGAATAATCATCTACCGAGATGGAGTCGGCGATGGCGAATTGAAGTACGTCCACGAACACGAGGTTGGCGCCGTCAGGGAGCAAGTTGATCGCATATACAAGGCATACGAAAAGAAGCCAAAGCTAGCGTTCATTGTGGTGAGCAAACGCATCAACACGCGTTTCTTCGACGCCAAGAGCAATCCCAAACCGGGAACCGTCGTCGACGATGTGATCACGCTTCCGGAACG GAACGACTTCTACCTCGTCTCCCAGAGTGCCCGGCAGGGCACCGTCTCGCCCACCTCGTACAACGTGCTGTACAACGGGTCCGAGCTGGGTGCCGACCAGCTGCAGGTGCACTCGTACAAGCAAACGCACATGTACTACAACTGGACCGGCACGGTGCAGGTCCCTGCGGTTTGCCAGTTCGCCAACAAGCTGGCGGCCCTCGTCGGGCAATTTCTGCACCAGCCACCGCATACGAGGCTGGAGCGGAAGTTGCactttttgtaa